From the genome of Syntrophorhabdus sp., one region includes:
- a CDS encoding 4Fe-4S dicluster domain-containing protein, with protein sequence MKIDLDKCKGCGLCEEVCPLGVITLKDRKAAIGPGCVECKTCMKVCPEAAFTPEAPAGEPMCTACPIMCRIPEGGSGACMRYFNEKGEIVRAGRVHSYEEVMDLVREGTGAGTIGTPLITGIGSGTTYPDFRPSPFIVSGVKDGIDIVTVVTEAPLSYSGLKLKVDTDLHVGEEGKKVYVRRKGKRHIGHLCTEEYGSKILSLGGVNILTSKDGLFAAKVLHEFLQGKKIKVEVEDGTKLTLALGQEPEIGGTVEERMRVGCGSATTGLFAPYMFDAADEVIVLDGHITGLFSEHPSGRYLNKPRSPIQLTGQKSTEGRYFLNKGSGWGGTDIVNPLDVIKDVDRTKCFDGMTLLITETTGRKSAFYRWQKDRFVEDAPTPEAVTFLNVLKDSCELSRVSAVFAAGVGGSARAGVTKNPIRLTRAVHEGRVSVTIGGARPFIFPGGGINFLVDVEKIKHGSIYVSPTPSFILPVEYTMTLETFKEIGGHIEAVRPVEEALGKKDKGR encoded by the coding sequence ATGAAGATAGACCTTGATAAATGCAAAGGCTGCGGGCTCTGCGAAGAGGTGTGCCCCTTAGGGGTGATAACCCTCAAGGACAGGAAGGCGGCCATCGGCCCCGGCTGCGTCGAGTGCAAGACCTGTATGAAGGTGTGCCCCGAGGCCGCCTTTACACCGGAGGCCCCCGCGGGTGAGCCCATGTGCACCGCGTGCCCCATCATGTGCAGGATACCCGAGGGCGGGAGCGGCGCCTGCATGAGATATTTCAACGAAAAAGGGGAGATAGTGCGAGCGGGCAGGGTCCACTCCTATGAAGAGGTGATGGACCTCGTACGCGAAGGCACCGGTGCGGGAACCATCGGCACGCCCCTTATCACCGGGATCGGATCGGGTACCACGTACCCCGACTTCAGGCCTTCACCCTTCATCGTGAGCGGGGTCAAGGACGGCATCGACATCGTCACCGTCGTCACCGAGGCCCCGTTGAGCTACAGCGGCCTCAAACTCAAGGTCGACACGGACCTCCACGTGGGGGAGGAAGGCAAGAAGGTATATGTCCGCAGAAAGGGCAAACGCCACATCGGCCACCTCTGCACGGAGGAATACGGGTCAAAGATACTCTCCCTCGGCGGCGTGAACATCCTCACATCGAAAGACGGCCTCTTTGCCGCCAAGGTGCTCCACGAGTTTCTACAGGGCAAGAAGATAAAGGTCGAGGTCGAAGACGGGACGAAGCTCACGCTCGCCCTCGGCCAGGAGCCCGAGATCGGCGGGACCGTGGAAGAGCGCATGCGCGTCGGCTGCGGAAGCGCCACGACGGGGCTCTTCGCGCCCTACATGTTCGATGCCGCCGACGAGGTCATCGTCCTCGACGGCCACATCACCGGCCTCTTCAGCGAGCACCCCTCGGGCAGGTACCTCAACAAGCCCCGCTCTCCCATACAGCTCACGGGGCAGAAGAGCACCGAGGGGCGGTATTTCCTCAACAAGGGCAGCGGCTGGGGAGGAACGGACATCGTGAACCCCCTTGACGTCATAAAGGACGTGGACAGGACCAAGTGCTTCGACGGCATGACGCTCCTTATCACGGAGACGACGGGCAGGAAGTCGGCGTTCTACCGCTGGCAAAAGGACAGGTTCGTGGAAGACGCGCCCACCCCGGAGGCGGTCACGTTCCTTAACGTCCTCAAGGATTCCTGCGAGCTCTCGCGCGTGAGCGCGGTGTTCGCCGCCGGCGTCGGCGGTTCGGCCCGGGCGGGCGTGACGAAGAACCCCATCAGGCTGACGAGGGCCGTCCACGAGGGCAGGGTATCCGTCACCATCGGCGGCGCGAGGCCTTTCATATTCCCCGGAGGCGGCATCAATTTCCTCGTCGATGTGGAAAAGATAAAGCACGGAAGCATTTACGTCTCGCCGACGCCTTCCTTCATACTCCCCGTCGAGTATACCATGACGCTCGAGACCTTCAAGGAGATCGGGGGGCACATCGAAGCGGTCCGGCCCGTTGAAGAGGCATTGGGGAAGAAAGACAAGGGCCGTTAG
- a CDS encoding amidohydrolase family protein: MSTLVIRNVGTIFTGDIEKPVVNGPVSILIEDGKIKAIESTEPKADKVIDANGMTVCPGFIDSHVHFVFGDFTPRQSQLGYIESSLHGGVTSMISAGEVHLPGRPTDPKGTKALALLAQKSFAKLRPAGVKTYGGGLILEKGLVEADFKELAEDGVWLVGEIGLGSIKAAEEARQMVEWAKKYGMKVLMHVGGTSVPGSSTVTCDDVLVAKPTVACHLNGGPTSIPVPEVKRVIEQTDCAIEVVHCGNPLSALEIGRFMKEKGMLKRLILGNDAPSGTGVIPLGIWRMVNFMSSLCGIPAETAVCFATGNTKNVFGLSQGTVAPGCDADLQIIDAPMGSAGKDAKAAIEVGDIPGIGMVLIDGVVKTQVSRNTPPPVRKTA, translated from the coding sequence ATGAGCACGCTCGTTATAAGGAATGTGGGAACCATCTTCACGGGGGACATCGAGAAGCCGGTCGTGAACGGCCCCGTCTCCATCCTCATCGAAGACGGGAAGATCAAGGCCATTGAAAGCACGGAACCAAAGGCCGACAAGGTCATCGATGCCAACGGCATGACGGTCTGTCCGGGATTCATCGATTCCCATGTACACTTCGTGTTCGGCGATTTCACCCCTCGTCAGAGCCAGCTCGGTTATATCGAAAGCAGCCTCCACGGCGGAGTGACGTCGATGATATCCGCCGGCGAGGTCCACCTGCCCGGCAGGCCGACGGACCCCAAGGGGACGAAGGCCCTCGCGCTCCTCGCCCAAAAGTCCTTCGCGAAGCTGAGACCGGCGGGCGTGAAGACCTACGGCGGGGGCCTCATACTCGAAAAGGGCCTTGTCGAGGCGGATTTCAAGGAACTCGCCGAAGACGGCGTGTGGCTTGTCGGCGAGATCGGCCTCGGCAGCATCAAAGCGGCGGAAGAGGCGCGTCAGATGGTCGAGTGGGCAAAGAAGTACGGCATGAAGGTTCTCATGCACGTCGGCGGCACGTCGGTGCCGGGAAGCTCCACCGTGACCTGCGACGACGTCCTCGTGGCGAAACCCACCGTGGCCTGCCATCTGAACGGCGGACCCACGAGCATCCCCGTACCCGAGGTGAAGAGGGTCATCGAGCAGACGGACTGCGCCATCGAGGTCGTCCACTGCGGGAATCCCCTGTCGGCGCTCGAGATCGGCAGGTTCATGAAGGAAAAGGGGATGCTGAAAAGGCTCATCCTCGGCAACGACGCCCCCTCGGGGACGGGTGTCATCCCTCTCGGGATATGGAGGATGGTCAACTTCATGTCCTCCCTCTGCGGCATACCCGCGGAAACGGCGGTCTGCTTCGCCACGGGGAACACGAAGAACGTCTTCGGACTGTCCCAGGGTACCGTGGCACCCGGCTGTGACGCCGACCTCCAGATCATCGACGCCCCCATGGGCTCCGCCGGCAAGGACGCGAAGGCGGCCATCGAAGTCGGGGACATACCGGGCATCGGGATGGTCCTCATCGACGGGGTCGTGAAGACACAGGTCAGCAGGAACACCCCGCCACCGGTCAGGAAGACGGCGTAG
- a CDS encoding xanthine dehydrogenase family protein molybdopterin-binding subunit, which translates to MFIGQDITRVDALDKVLGTAAFAHDLKKNNMLFACVVRSSRPHALIRKIDVSAARALEGVVTILSHEDIPGENLFGAIKKDQPFLAAGRVRYKGEAILVVVAATEETAQRASDLVRIEYEDLENISDPFLSIQSPVLIHDGGNLLSHRKLVKGDAAKGFESSDVIVENTYSTTWIDHAYMETEAGLGYLDDRGRVVVASSTQNIHYKMKEISRLLAIPPEDVRVVQATTGGGFGGKLDVTVEGYLALAVWHTKRPVFMRYTREESLLAQTKRHPLYIVYKTGARMDGSLTAVEVNIVGDTGPYNSYGETVCLRAAVHATGPYEVPNVLVNSRMFYTNNPVSGAMRGFGVPQLALAHESQLDEIAGLIGMDPLDIRMKNALKRGSLTATSQVLNYSAGLLETLKAVEPFWRERRKEGPGSGFGLGCMYYGIGNTGISNPSSCYLTLTPEGRVEMHSGVCDIGQGSDTALLQILCDALGMEEMGIDLVRGDTDTSWDAGSTSASRQTYISGMAVCNAAQKLKKYLKEAGYYDGKPLKDIYSDAPDGSVPIFEGHFDPPTTAPDPETSQGSPYATYAFATHMTEIDVDEVTGVCKVVRVHAAHDVGRAINVSNVKGQIYGGVAMGIGLALMEEFIPGKSESFDNYYLPTSMDMPEVEAMIVEDREPTGPFGAKGVGEPALIPQAAAIVNAIHDGTGIWMRQLPCDIERLKLALEKNKENK; encoded by the coding sequence ATGTTCATAGGACAGGATATAACACGCGTTGACGCCCTCGACAAGGTCCTGGGGACGGCGGCCTTCGCCCATGACCTCAAAAAGAACAACATGCTCTTCGCCTGCGTGGTTCGCAGTTCCCGTCCCCACGCGCTGATACGGAAGATCGATGTCTCAGCCGCCCGTGCCCTCGAGGGGGTCGTCACGATCCTCTCCCACGAGGACATCCCCGGGGAGAACCTCTTCGGAGCGATCAAGAAGGACCAGCCCTTCCTCGCCGCGGGACGCGTCCGATACAAGGGGGAGGCAATCCTCGTTGTCGTTGCGGCCACCGAGGAGACGGCACAGAGGGCATCGGACCTCGTCAGGATCGAATACGAAGACCTTGAGAATATATCGGATCCTTTTCTTTCCATACAATCCCCCGTCCTCATCCATGACGGGGGAAACCTCCTCAGCCACCGCAAGCTCGTGAAGGGCGATGCCGCGAAGGGCTTCGAGTCCTCCGACGTCATCGTGGAGAACACCTACAGCACGACCTGGATCGATCATGCCTACATGGAGACCGAGGCGGGCCTGGGCTACCTCGACGACAGGGGGAGGGTGGTCGTCGCCTCCTCCACGCAAAACATCCACTACAAGATGAAGGAGATATCGAGGCTTCTCGCCATCCCCCCGGAAGATGTCCGGGTCGTTCAGGCCACGACCGGCGGGGGCTTCGGCGGCAAGCTCGACGTCACCGTCGAAGGTTACCTCGCACTTGCCGTCTGGCACACGAAGAGGCCCGTCTTCATGAGGTACACGAGGGAGGAAAGCCTCCTCGCCCAGACAAAGAGGCATCCCCTCTACATCGTCTACAAGACGGGGGCCAGAATGGACGGCAGCCTCACCGCCGTCGAGGTGAACATCGTCGGCGATACGGGGCCCTACAATTCCTACGGCGAGACGGTCTGTTTACGGGCGGCCGTGCACGCCACGGGGCCCTACGAGGTCCCCAACGTTCTCGTGAACTCACGCATGTTCTACACGAATAACCCCGTATCGGGTGCCATGAGGGGCTTTGGCGTGCCCCAGCTCGCCCTCGCCCACGAATCCCAGCTCGACGAGATCGCCGGGCTCATCGGCATGGATCCCCTCGACATACGGATGAAGAACGCCCTGAAGAGAGGTTCGCTGACCGCCACCTCCCAGGTCCTGAACTACAGCGCGGGGCTCCTCGAGACCTTGAAGGCGGTGGAGCCCTTCTGGCGGGAGCGGCGCAAAGAGGGACCCGGCAGCGGCTTCGGCCTGGGATGCATGTACTACGGCATCGGCAACACGGGGATCTCGAACCCCTCGAGCTGCTACCTCACCCTCACCCCCGAGGGCAGGGTGGAGATGCACTCCGGGGTCTGCGACATCGGCCAGGGGTCGGACACGGCCCTCCTGCAGATACTCTGCGACGCCCTCGGCATGGAAGAGATGGGTATCGACCTCGTTCGGGGCGACACGGACACGTCCTGGGACGCCGGCTCCACCTCGGCGAGCCGCCAGACCTACATATCGGGGATGGCCGTGTGCAACGCGGCACAGAAACTGAAAAAATACCTCAAGGAAGCGGGTTATTACGACGGCAAGCCCTTGAAGGACATCTATAGCGACGCACCGGACGGGAGTGTCCCCATCTTCGAGGGCCACTTCGACCCGCCGACGACAGCACCGGACCCGGAAACGTCGCAGGGCTCTCCCTATGCGACCTACGCCTTCGCGACGCACATGACCGAGATCGACGTCGATGAGGTGACGGGTGTCTGCAAGGTCGTCAGGGTCCATGCCGCCCATGACGTGGGAAGGGCCATCAATGTAAGCAACGTGAAAGGTCAGATCTACGGGGGTGTGGCAATGGGGATCGGACTCGCCCTCATGGAGGAGTTCATTCCGGGAAAGAGCGAGTCTTTCGACAATTACTATCTTCCGACATCCATGGACATGCCCGAGGTCGAGGCGATGATCGTCGAAGACCGCGAACCCACGGGTCCCTTCGGGGCCAAAGGGGTCGGCGAGCCGGCGCTCATCCCCCAGGCCGCTGCCATCGTGAACGCAATACATGACGGGACGGGAATCTGGATGCGTCAGCTTCCCTGCGACATAGAGAGGCTCAAGCTGGCCCTGGAAAAGAACAAAGAGAACAAATGA
- a CDS encoding (2Fe-2S)-binding protein: protein MKTIRFVLNGKETSIEVEDNETLLYALRERLGITSVKEGCGIGECGTCTVLVDDEPHYSCLTLASKANGRDIKTVEYLSSSGVLHPLQEAFIRSGAVQCGYCTPGMLLSAYSLLLRNADPDAHDIKEAISGNLCRCTGYIQIEEAIKNAAEICKCHSQD, encoded by the coding sequence ATGAAGACCATACGCTTCGTACTCAATGGAAAGGAAACCTCGATCGAGGTCGAGGACAATGAGACCCTGCTGTATGCCCTCAGGGAAAGGCTCGGCATAACGAGCGTAAAGGAGGGCTGCGGCATCGGGGAATGCGGGACGTGCACCGTGCTCGTCGACGACGAACCTCACTACTCCTGCCTGACGCTGGCGTCGAAAGCGAACGGCCGGGATATCAAGACCGTGGAATACCTCTCCTCGTCGGGGGTGCTCCATCCTTTGCAGGAGGCCTTTATCCGGTCCGGCGCCGTGCAGTGCGGCTACTGCACGCCGGGGATGCTCCTTAGCGCCTACAGCCTTCTTCTCAGGAACGCGGACCCCGACGCCCATGACATCAAGGAGGCGATCAGCGGCAACCTGTGCCGATGCACGGGATACATACAGATCGAAGAGGCCATAAAGAATGCTGCCGAAATTTGCAAGTGTCATAGCCAGGACTAA
- a CDS encoding TRAP transporter large permease → MDPVTVGILGCVLLVILLFLGMPIAFVMMFVGFTGLWALSSLDAALPKLAETVWGVANNYPYTIIPLFILMGSFAGSGGITRELYNTFDKWARRLPGGLGIATIGACAAFGAVSGSSVAAAAAMGNVALPEMRRFGYDPKLGCGVIAAGGTLSFLIPPSLGFVVYGMLTEQSIGKLLISGILPGAVMAGAFIACVIVLVAINPKLAPRGTEKVTFRDKLIALKGVWEVLLVFCIVMGGIYLGFINPTEAGAIGATALFIIVIIKKKLTKQNMFAALLEMARISIMVLFLVAGATLFSYFLALSTIPTAVSTWIAGLGVSKYIILVIIVAIYFLLGCFLDSVSMMVLTLPVIFPVIVAIGFDPIWFGVLLVLMMEAGLITPPVGLNIYTIAGIAPDVPMGTIFRGAMPFLLSVIATAIILTIFPQIATYLPSLMGR, encoded by the coding sequence ATGGACCCTGTTACTGTTGGCATACTAGGCTGCGTGCTCCTTGTGATCCTCCTCTTCCTCGGGATGCCCATCGCCTTCGTCATGATGTTCGTGGGCTTCACCGGGCTCTGGGCGCTGTCCTCCCTCGACGCCGCCCTGCCCAAACTGGCGGAGACCGTTTGGGGCGTCGCAAATAACTACCCCTACACCATCATCCCCCTCTTCATCCTCATGGGGAGCTTCGCGGGCTCCGGCGGGATAACGAGGGAACTCTACAACACCTTCGACAAATGGGCACGCAGGCTCCCCGGCGGACTGGGTATCGCCACGATCGGTGCCTGCGCGGCCTTCGGCGCGGTGAGCGGCTCTTCCGTCGCCGCCGCCGCCGCCATGGGGAACGTGGCCCTGCCGGAGATGCGCAGGTTCGGATACGACCCCAAGCTCGGCTGCGGCGTCATCGCGGCTGGCGGCACTTTGAGCTTCCTCATACCGCCCAGTCTCGGGTTCGTGGTCTACGGCATGCTCACGGAGCAGTCCATCGGGAAGCTCCTCATCTCGGGTATCCTGCCGGGAGCAGTCATGGCCGGCGCGTTCATCGCATGCGTCATAGTCCTCGTAGCCATAAACCCGAAGCTTGCGCCGCGCGGCACGGAAAAGGTGACCTTCAGGGACAAGTTAATAGCCCTCAAGGGCGTCTGGGAGGTGCTGCTCGTCTTCTGCATCGTCATGGGCGGCATATACCTCGGTTTCATCAACCCCACGGAGGCAGGCGCCATCGGAGCGACGGCCCTTTTCATCATCGTCATCATCAAAAAGAAGCTGACCAAACAGAACATGTTCGCCGCCCTCCTTGAGATGGCGAGAATATCCATCATGGTGCTCTTCCTCGTCGCCGGAGCGACATTGTTCAGCTATTTCCTCGCCCTCTCGACGATACCGACGGCGGTCTCGACGTGGATAGCGGGGCTCGGCGTGTCGAAGTACATCATCCTCGTCATCATCGTGGCCATATACTTTCTCCTCGGGTGCTTCCTCGATTCCGTGTCCATGATGGTCCTCACGCTGCCCGTCATCTTCCCGGTGATCGTCGCCATCGGGTTCGACCCCATATGGTTCGGGGTTCTCCTGGTGCTCATGATGGAGGCGGGGCTCATCACACCGCCGGTGGGGCTTAACATCTACACCATTGCGGGTATCGCCCCGGACGTGCCCATGGGGACCATATTCAGGGGGGCGATGCCTTTTCTCCTCTCCGTCATAGCCACGGCGATCATATTGACCATTTTTCCGCAGATAGCCACCTACCTGCCGAGCCTCATGGGCAGATAA
- a CDS encoding TRAP transporter small permease, giving the protein MKALEGFQKGIHRTTYAICAVGMFLAIPLMLITTFDVLGRAIFNKPLPGTLELSEYMLSIIILLGAAYTQQVKGHVAVDFLTSRFPVKGQLVCKIITDILCLFVITIMTIYGWIEGISETTVTDQLRVPMWPFKTLVAVCGLMLWAEFLTDLITSIVGLGRRE; this is encoded by the coding sequence ATGAAAGCGCTGGAAGGTTTTCAAAAGGGGATACACAGGACAACGTACGCGATCTGCGCTGTGGGCATGTTCCTTGCCATTCCCCTCATGCTGATCACCACTTTCGACGTGCTCGGGAGGGCCATTTTCAACAAGCCCCTCCCGGGCACCCTTGAACTCTCGGAATACATGCTGTCCATCATCATCCTGCTGGGTGCCGCGTACACCCAGCAGGTCAAGGGCCACGTGGCCGTCGACTTCCTGACGTCGAGATTTCCCGTGAAAGGTCAGCTGGTCTGTAAGATCATAACCGACATACTGTGCCTTTTCGTCATCACGATCATGACGATATACGGCTGGATCGAGGGAATCTCCGAAACAACGGTGACGGACCAGCTCAGGGTACCCATGTGGCCCTTCAAGACGCTCGTCGCCGTGTGCGGGCTCATGCTCTGGGCGGAGTTTCTCACCGACCTGATAACATCTATCGTGGGCCTGGGAAGGAGGGAATAA
- a CDS encoding TRAP transporter substrate-binding protein, which translates to MCEECKKISRRTFLKGAAVVGAAAGLGVLDGKLLHAQSANLKFSTWHPPVSREVKTVWTPMMEEVKKRSGGKLAYTMYAGAALGKGPEHFDIVAKGLSDMGYFTATWTPGRFPLTDVLSLAVWVDGKDTAADIGNAVYNRALKDEFKNVKVLELNGCIQSFIWTKKPISKLADLKGVKLRSPGGHQTNYIKSLGAEPVFMPLGDVYMAMETGSVDGIVTCAPLILAYKLGEVAKYGTVLTFGCVSEGTVMNMKSWNKLPADQKKVIEDVCTNPFKVTGGLGKDDYKKIMADIQKMGVKMIDLPKAEQEQWYKRFQDVTRKWVSDMEAKKLNAKKVVAIMNEECEKRNVHLVSCPPEFKKV; encoded by the coding sequence ATGTGTGAGGAATGCAAGAAAATTTCCAGGAGGACTTTTCTCAAGGGGGCCGCGGTCGTGGGAGCGGCGGCAGGGTTGGGCGTGTTGGATGGCAAGCTTCTGCACGCGCAGAGCGCGAATCTCAAGTTCAGCACCTGGCATCCGCCGGTAAGCCGCGAGGTCAAGACGGTCTGGACACCGATGATGGAAGAGGTGAAGAAGAGAAGCGGCGGGAAACTCGCCTACACGATGTACGCCGGCGCCGCCCTGGGTAAGGGCCCCGAGCACTTCGACATCGTCGCGAAGGGTCTGTCTGACATGGGCTACTTCACCGCCACCTGGACACCGGGCCGGTTTCCGCTGACCGACGTCCTTTCCCTTGCTGTCTGGGTCGACGGCAAGGACACCGCGGCGGACATCGGCAACGCGGTCTACAACAGGGCTCTCAAGGACGAGTTCAAGAACGTCAAGGTCCTCGAGCTCAACGGCTGCATCCAGTCATTCATCTGGACGAAAAAGCCCATCTCCAAGCTTGCCGACCTCAAGGGCGTGAAACTGAGATCCCCCGGTGGCCACCAGACGAACTACATCAAGTCCCTCGGCGCCGAGCCGGTCTTCATGCCCCTCGGCGATGTGTACATGGCGATGGAGACGGGCAGCGTCGACGGCATTGTCACCTGCGCACCGCTCATCCTCGCGTACAAGCTCGGCGAGGTCGCGAAGTACGGCACGGTGCTGACATTCGGCTGCGTTTCTGAAGGCACCGTGATGAACATGAAGTCCTGGAACAAGCTGCCCGCAGACCAGAAAAAGGTCATCGAGGACGTCTGCACGAACCCCTTCAAGGTGACGGGCGGCCTCGGCAAGGACGACTACAAGAAGATAATGGCGGACATCCAGAAGATGGGCGTCAAGATGATCGACCTTCCCAAGGCGGAACAGGAGCAGTGGTATAAGAGGTTCCAGGACGTGACCCGCAAGTGGGTTTCCGACATGGAGGCGAAGAAACTGAACGCCAAGAAGGTCGTCGCGATCATGAACGAAGAGTGCGAGAAGAGAAACGTCCATCTCGTTTCCTGCCCGCCTGAATTCAAGAAGGTCTGA
- a CDS encoding aldehyde dehydrogenase family protein: MALLKEVSKNYGKLDLHINGKWVTPQTGKYFDVTNPATGRVIGKAPVAGPDDVEKAITAAHAAFGKWRNVPFRDRAKLIFNLRDTFMKHHEELARILVQDHGCTISDGRGTISRCVENIEAAGSSMYGFYKGEHVEQLANGIDCYLIHEPVGVFLIITPGNIPMHAWSSFVPYALACGCTVIVKPSRQCPVAADAMSKMIDEAGFPPGVVNLLHMGPERELNKVILSDPRVKGVGLIGSTRVSKELFEICGKYGKRSSLNGNGKNTIVIMPDGDLDQSVNYILRGCFGMSGQRCLGSDNVVVIGDNKVYKTLKEKLLPAAKALKMGYGLDESVELGPMTTSGGREQVIGFVESGLKSGAKLLLDGRKVKVKGYEDGYFLGANVFENVTTDMHIAKEEAFGPLCNLMRMGSLDETINWINSTNYGHSACIVTESGKSARKFIREVEVGNVGINAGIPQPYAFFGLGSKKDSFFGNSKSRMDSVKMFLDEKTVTLRWV, encoded by the coding sequence ATGGCACTACTGAAAGAAGTAAGCAAGAACTATGGCAAACTGGATCTCCACATAAATGGGAAATGGGTAACACCACAGACAGGAAAGTACTTCGATGTCACCAACCCGGCGACGGGCAGGGTGATCGGAAAAGCCCCGGTGGCCGGTCCTGACGATGTGGAAAAGGCCATAACCGCGGCCCATGCCGCCTTCGGGAAATGGAGGAACGTTCCCTTCAGGGACAGGGCGAAGCTCATATTCAACCTCAGGGACACCTTCATGAAGCACCACGAGGAACTGGCGCGGATCCTCGTCCAGGACCACGGCTGCACCATCAGCGACGGCAGGGGCACCATCTCGCGGTGCGTCGAGAACATCGAGGCGGCTGGCAGCTCCATGTACGGTTTCTACAAGGGCGAACACGTCGAGCAGCTCGCGAACGGGATAGACTGCTACCTCATCCACGAACCCGTCGGCGTCTTCCTCATCATCACCCCCGGCAACATCCCCATGCACGCCTGGTCGTCATTCGTCCCCTACGCGCTTGCCTGCGGCTGCACGGTCATCGTCAAACCGAGCCGTCAATGCCCCGTGGCCGCTGACGCCATGTCAAAGATGATCGATGAAGCGGGGTTCCCTCCCGGCGTCGTCAACCTTCTCCACATGGGACCGGAGCGGGAACTGAACAAGGTCATCCTTTCCGACCCGAGGGTCAAGGGCGTGGGGCTCATCGGTTCGACGCGGGTCAGCAAGGAACTCTTCGAGATATGCGGCAAGTACGGAAAGCGGTCATCGCTCAACGGCAACGGCAAGAATACCATCGTCATCATGCCCGACGGCGACCTCGACCAGTCCGTCAATTACATCCTCAGGGGCTGCTTCGGCATGAGCGGCCAGCGGTGCCTCGGCTCCGACAACGTCGTCGTCATCGGCGACAACAAGGTCTACAAGACCTTGAAGGAAAAGCTCCTGCCCGCCGCGAAGGCCTTGAAGATGGGCTACGGCCTTGACGAAAGCGTGGAGCTCGGACCAATGACGACATCGGGCGGCAGGGAACAGGTGATCGGCTTCGTCGAGTCCGGCCTGAAATCGGGGGCCAAACTTCTCCTCGACGGCCGCAAGGTAAAAGTGAAGGGCTACGAAGACGGATACTTCCTCGGCGCCAACGTCTTCGAGAACGTCACCACCGACATGCATATAGCGAAGGAAGAGGCCTTCGGTCCCCTGTGCAACCTTATGAGGATGGGAAGCCTTGACGAAACCATCAACTGGATCAACTCAACGAACTACGGCCACAGCGCATGCATCGTTACGGAGAGCGGCAAATCCGCCCGCAAGTTCATACGCGAGGTGGAGGTGGGCAACGTGGGAATCAACGCCGGAATACCCCAGCCCTACGCCTTCTTCGGGCTCGGGTCCAAGAAGGACTCTTTCTTCGGCAACTCGAAATCACGGATGGATTCCGTCAAGATGTTCCTTGACGAGAAGACGGTAACTCTCAGATGGGTTTGA
- a CDS encoding helix-turn-helix domain-containing protein, with translation MDIGKKIKEFREEKNLNIKQLAEKVECTPSLISQLERGKADPSISMLKRIAEALNVNIVDFFMKRANDDDIVMRKDSRIVIQLNRWDAKIQSLVRNTANKKMQPFFTVIKPGGGSHGMYSHDGEEFGFVVQGEMDLMLDNKLHKIHKDESFYFSSAVPHDWGNSGTEDVVVIWVITPPTF, from the coding sequence ATGGATATAGGGAAAAAGATAAAAGAGTTCAGGGAAGAGAAAAACCTGAACATCAAACAACTGGCCGAGAAGGTCGAATGCACCCCCTCCTTGATATCCCAGTTGGAGCGGGGAAAGGCGGACCCCTCCATATCGATGCTCAAGAGGATCGCCGAGGCCCTGAACGTGAACATCGTCGATTTCTTCATGAAGAGGGCCAACGACGACGATATCGTTATGCGCAAGGACTCCCGCATCGTCATTCAGTTGAACAGATGGGACGCCAAGATACAGTCCCTCGTGAGAAATACGGCCAACAAGAAGATGCAGCCTTTCTTTACCGTCATCAAACCCGGCGGTGGTTCTCACGGCATGTATTCACACGATGGAGAAGAGTTCGGCTTCGTGGTCCAGGGAGAAATGGACCTTATGCTCGATAACAAACTGCACAAGATCCACAAGGACGAGAGCTTCTACTTCTCATCCGCCGTCCCCCATGACTGGGGCAACAGCGGCACGGAGGACGTCGTCGTCATTTGGGTCATAACACCCCCGACATTCTAG